The following proteins are encoded in a genomic region of Desulfonatronum thiodismutans:
- a CDS encoding glycosyltransferase family 4 protein, with product MSADKIRIVACTLSLGQGNGIAAMDNLLWSKIDRDKFDLTYCYTSITDNQIPPENTYHVYVPLENRYEILKNFFLKADIVQFNGGFDPVVCDAARISNVPIVVEIMHQCERGQRMQNIDITVCVSESVQRFQPNKNKTLIISNGIDIKKYNYLKEIRDEDRFVILQVSRKNKKMHFCLSEVAEEFLNIDSRIEIWIVGAGFSREESHKGRLKKLGVSSKMQTLYQKADVMLLASVQDAFGLACVEAMASGCIPIVSADGAMDTIVDHEKNGWLLYKTHIEYAKKYIKKAI from the coding sequence ATGAGCGCCGATAAAATCAGAATAGTCGCGTGCACCCTTTCTCTCGGGCAAGGTAATGGCATTGCCGCGATGGACAACCTTCTCTGGTCAAAAATCGACCGCGACAAATTTGATCTAACGTATTGCTACACAAGCATTACAGATAATCAGATTCCACCTGAAAACACTTACCATGTTTATGTTCCTCTGGAAAATAGATATGAAATTTTGAAAAATTTTTTTTTAAAAGCAGATATTGTACAATTTAATGGAGGCTTTGACCCTGTAGTTTGCGATGCTGCAAGAATATCGAACGTACCGATAGTTGTCGAAATTATGCACCAGTGCGAACGAGGCCAAAGAATGCAAAACATCGACATCACGGTCTGTGTTTCAGAGAGTGTACAGAGATTCCAGCCAAATAAAAACAAAACACTAATCATATCGAATGGAATAGATATAAAAAAATATAATTATTTAAAAGAAATAAGAGATGAAGATAGATTTGTTATTCTTCAAGTTTCGAGGAAAAACAAAAAAATGCACTTCTGTCTAAGCGAAGTTGCTGAAGAGTTCCTCAACATTGATTCTCGCATAGAAATATGGATTGTTGGAGCAGGATTTTCAAGAGAAGAAAGCCATAAAGGAAGATTAAAAAAGCTAGGTGTGAGCAGTAAAATGCAAACACTCTATCAAAAAGCTGACGTTATGCTCCTAGCTTCAGTCCAAGACGCATTTGGCCTTGCTTGTGTTGAAGCAATGGCGTCTGGTTGCATACCGATTGTTTCAGCAGATGGGGCTATGGATACTATTGTAGATCACGAAAAAAATGGTTGGCTTCTCTACAAAACGCACATCGAATATGCAAAAAAATACATAAAAAAAGCGATATAG
- a CDS encoding aspartate kinase, which produces MKVIKIGGGCLNGKETIAAILDLLVTRGQGNIIVVSALGGVTDLLLEAMPQAVAEEEAVGRVMDRLKHKHMLVARYLIRDDKDVRAYSRELGKTLARLERLFYGLHYTKDVTPRMVDAISGFGEKICAQLLAAILNARGSKASCRLPEEIGVITDGKFGDATALLVPSENNFQERLACRLNGGQITIIPGFYGINADGETTTFGRGGSDYSAAVFAAISGADVLEIWKDVDGFLSADPKFVPQAKLIPELSYDEAAELAYFGAKILHPRTVEPLRKKGLSIVITNTLRPDKVGSRITARGKAAPGVIKSVAYTTDIAILKVHASGVGKRRGILGEVAASVAARGVNIKSVVTSQTCISLLLSRRDLEPAALALANLHPRPYRKLEKSTNKALIAVVGKGLSTKPGIAAACFSAAAQCQVNIEMIAFGPSPAALYFIVRETDLHKAVTAIHTAFFANPACSI; this is translated from the coding sequence ATGAAAGTCATCAAAATCGGCGGAGGGTGCCTGAACGGCAAGGAAACCATCGCCGCCATCCTGGACTTGCTGGTCACCCGCGGCCAAGGCAACATCATCGTGGTTTCGGCCCTGGGCGGCGTGACGGACCTGCTTTTGGAGGCCATGCCCCAGGCCGTGGCCGAGGAGGAAGCGGTGGGCCGGGTCATGGACCGGCTGAAGCACAAGCACATGCTGGTGGCCCGGTATCTGATCCGCGACGACAAGGACGTCCGGGCCTACTCCCGCGAGCTGGGCAAAACCCTGGCCCGCCTGGAACGGCTGTTCTACGGCCTGCACTACACCAAGGACGTCACCCCGCGCATGGTCGACGCCATCAGTGGGTTCGGCGAAAAAATCTGCGCCCAACTCCTGGCCGCGATCCTCAATGCCCGGGGAAGCAAGGCGTCCTGTCGGCTGCCGGAAGAAATCGGCGTGATCACGGACGGCAAGTTCGGAGACGCCACGGCCCTTCTGGTTCCGTCAGAAAATAATTTCCAGGAGCGGCTCGCCTGCCGCCTCAACGGCGGACAGATCACCATCATTCCCGGATTTTACGGCATCAACGCAGACGGGGAGACCACGACCTTCGGACGCGGGGGCAGCGACTATTCAGCGGCCGTGTTCGCGGCCATTTCCGGGGCGGACGTGCTGGAAATCTGGAAGGACGTGGACGGTTTCCTCAGCGCGGACCCGAAATTCGTGCCCCAGGCCAAATTGATCCCGGAGCTGTCCTATGACGAAGCGGCGGAACTAGCCTACTTCGGAGCAAAAATCCTGCACCCCCGGACCGTGGAGCCTCTGCGCAAAAAAGGCCTGTCCATCGTCATCACCAACACCCTCAGGCCGGACAAGGTCGGCAGTCGGATCACGGCCAGGGGCAAGGCCGCTCCCGGCGTGATCAAGAGCGTGGCCTACACCACGGACATCGCCATTCTCAAGGTGCATGCCTCGGGAGTGGGCAAGCGACGCGGCATTCTGGGCGAGGTGGCCGCTTCCGTGGCCGCCCGGGGAGTAAACATCAAGTCCGTGGTCACCTCCCAGACCTGCATCAGCCTGCTGCTCTCCCGCCGGGACCTGGAACCGGCCGCCTTGGCCCTGGCCAACCTGCATCCCCGCCCCTATCGTAAGCTGGAAAAAAGCACGAACAAAGCCTTGATAGCCGTGGTGGGCAAGGGCCTGTCCACCAAGCCCGGCATCGCCGCGGCCTGCTTCAGCGCCGCGGCCCAGTGCCAAGTGAACATCGAAATGATCGCCTTCGGCCCTTCCCCAGCCGCCCTCTACTTCATCGTCCGCGAAACCGACCTGCACAAGGCCGTCACCGCCATCCACACCGCTTTTTTCGCCAATCCCGCCTGTTCAATCTGA
- the mqnE gene encoding aminofutalosine synthase MqnE, with product MLDRIIEKVVGNARLSRDEVLTLAREADIHVLGRLALARRSELHGQNAYFVYNQHLNYTNICQNACRFCAFSRRVGDEDAYTLTVDEAAERVRSRGEEPIREIHIVGGLNPELPYQYYLDLVSAVKQARPTASVKAFTAVEVAFLAQRGGISPRQVLRDLQAAGLDALPGGGAEVFSPALRAKLCPEKVSGEKWLEIHELAHELGIRSNATMLFGHIETWDDRLDHLLALRDLQDRTDGFMCFIPLPYQPRHNDLQAKGPDGLDILRMLAVSRIVLDNVRHLKAYWVMTGIKAAQMGLWYGADDLDGTIVEERIGHAAGAETPKGMTRDQIMEVISQAGFIPVERTSHFEPTSPDVSA from the coding sequence GTGCTTGACCGCATCATTGAAAAGGTAGTCGGCAATGCCCGGCTCAGTCGAGACGAGGTCCTGACCTTGGCCCGGGAGGCCGACATCCATGTTCTGGGACGGCTGGCCCTGGCCCGGCGCTCCGAACTGCATGGCCAAAACGCCTATTTCGTCTACAACCAGCACCTCAATTACACCAACATTTGCCAGAACGCCTGCCGGTTCTGCGCCTTCAGCCGCCGGGTCGGGGACGAGGACGCCTACACCTTAACCGTGGACGAGGCCGCTGAAAGAGTCCGGTCTAGGGGCGAAGAGCCGATTCGGGAGATCCACATCGTCGGCGGCCTGAACCCGGAATTGCCCTACCAATACTACCTGGACCTGGTCAGCGCGGTGAAGCAAGCCCGCCCCACCGCCTCGGTCAAGGCCTTCACCGCCGTAGAGGTGGCCTTTCTGGCCCAGCGCGGCGGAATATCCCCGCGCCAAGTGCTCCGGGACCTCCAGGCCGCCGGCCTGGACGCGTTGCCCGGCGGCGGCGCGGAGGTCTTTTCCCCAGCCCTGCGTGCCAAACTCTGTCCGGAAAAGGTTTCCGGCGAAAAATGGCTGGAAATACACGAGCTGGCCCATGAACTTGGCATCCGCTCCAACGCCACCATGCTCTTCGGCCACATCGAAACCTGGGACGACCGCCTGGACCACCTCCTGGCCCTGCGGGACCTGCAGGACCGCACCGACGGTTTCATGTGCTTCATCCCCCTGCCCTATCAGCCCCGGCACAACGACCTCCAGGCCAAAGGGCCGGACGGCCTGGACATCTTGCGGATGCTGGCCGTGTCCCGCATCGTTCTGGACAACGTCCGGCACCTCAAGGCCTATTGGGTGATGACCGGGATCAAGGCTGCCCAGATGGGCCTATGGTACGGCGCGGACGACCTGGACGGGACCATTGTCGAGGAACGTATCGGCCACGCCGCCGGAGCCGAGACCCCCAAGGGCATGACCCGTGACCAGATCATGGAAGTCATCTCCCAGGCCGGATTCATTCCGGTGGAGCGCACCAGCCACTTCGAGCCGACGAGCCCGGACGTTAGCGCATGA
- the sppA gene encoding signal peptide peptidase SppA, with protein MFTAVALVSGAMAVWRSYAEKHPGAFLAFSSPKIGVVHIEGMILDPTDDLNWIRRLREDPTVLGVLVRINSPGGVVGPSQELHRGLQRLAERKPVVVSMGAVAASGGYYVAVAGDQIMANPGTLTGSIGVRMELTNLQGLMEKLGIRRESLASGEFKSAVTPFEELTPETRAYLQAVVMDMHGQFTRDIAQGRDMPLEEVEKIADGRIMTGLQALELGLIDAIGGQEEALDLLRSIAEIDERVDLIEDPKRDQSLWKKILGSVEEELRVQGPLWVFR; from the coding sequence ATGTTCACGGCCGTGGCCCTGGTTTCCGGGGCCATGGCCGTTTGGCGTTCTTACGCCGAGAAGCACCCCGGCGCGTTTCTGGCCTTTTCCAGTCCCAAGATTGGCGTGGTGCACATCGAGGGGATGATTCTGGACCCCACGGACGACCTGAACTGGATTCGCCGCTTACGCGAGGATCCCACGGTTCTGGGCGTCTTGGTCCGGATCAACTCGCCCGGCGGGGTGGTCGGTCCGTCTCAGGAGTTGCATCGAGGTCTGCAACGTTTAGCTGAGCGCAAGCCGGTGGTCGTCTCCATGGGGGCGGTGGCCGCTTCCGGCGGCTATTACGTGGCCGTGGCCGGGGATCAAATCATGGCCAATCCGGGCACCCTCACCGGAAGTATCGGGGTGCGGATGGAACTGACCAACCTCCAGGGACTGATGGAAAAGCTGGGCATCCGACGAGAGTCCCTGGCCAGTGGCGAGTTCAAGTCCGCCGTGACGCCCTTTGAGGAGCTGACTCCGGAGACACGGGCCTATCTTCAGGCCGTGGTCATGGACATGCACGGCCAGTTCACGCGGGATATCGCCCAGGGCCGGGACATGCCCCTGGAAGAGGTAGAAAAAATCGCCGACGGCCGGATCATGACCGGCTTACAGGCCCTGGAACTCGGGCTGATCGATGCCATCGGCGGCCAAGAGGAGGCTTTGGATTTGCTGCGGTCCATTGCCGAGATCGACGAGCGCGTCGACCTCATTGAAGATCCGAAGCGAGACCAGTCACTCTGGAAAAAAATTCTCGGCTCGGTGGAAGAAGAGCTTCGCGTTCAAGGCCCTTTGTGGGTCTTTCGGTGA
- a CDS encoding 30S ribosomal protein S1, whose amino-acid sequence MTNTTDETQDQFDQEMELNFEAELEQYLNDDFGDVDEGSIVQGEVVKIDGDHILVDVNFKSEGQIPAAEFKDQDGNLTIKMGDKIDVYVIKKNEGEGSILLSREKAKRMQLFDKLEGVLDSNEVITGTITKRIKGGYHVDVDGVEAFLPGSHVDLRPVPDMDALVGQDFEFRVLKVNRRRSNVIVSRRVLLEEERDSMRQTLLQNIEEGQTIEGKVKNITDYGVFVDLGGLDGLLHITDMAWKRIRHPKEMVQIGDDLELMVLNFDKENQKVSLGLKQLVPDPWTNIAAKFPEDTRLTGKVTNLVDYGAFVELEPGVEGLVHISEMSWTRKLRHPSQMVRVGDAVDVIVLGVDQEKKRISLGMKQVAPNPWDVVGEKYPDGTVLEGTIKNITEFGMFVGIEDGIDGLIHVSDISWTKKVRHPSEMYKVGDVVQAKVLTVDKNSEKFTLGVKQLTEDPWSLVPQRYPVGSTVSGTVTNITDFGLFIEVEEGIEGLVHVSEVSRKKIKKPSELFQENQVIQARVIHVSADERRLGLSIKALEEDELKKGREFHGNVGASTQAASTNLGDLIRQNIEEGTSED is encoded by the coding sequence ATGACCAACACAACAGACGAGACGCAGGATCAGTTCGACCAGGAGATGGAACTCAACTTCGAGGCGGAGCTGGAGCAGTATTTGAACGACGATTTCGGCGATGTCGATGAAGGAAGCATCGTTCAAGGTGAGGTTGTCAAAATCGACGGGGATCACATCCTGGTGGACGTGAACTTCAAGTCCGAGGGTCAGATTCCGGCCGCGGAATTCAAGGACCAGGACGGAAATCTCACGATCAAGATGGGCGACAAGATCGACGTCTACGTGATCAAGAAAAATGAAGGAGAAGGCTCGATTCTCCTGTCCAGGGAAAAAGCCAAGCGGATGCAGCTGTTCGACAAGCTTGAGGGTGTCCTGGATTCCAACGAGGTTATCACGGGGACGATCACCAAACGCATCAAGGGCGGTTATCATGTGGACGTGGACGGCGTGGAAGCCTTTTTGCCCGGCTCCCACGTGGATCTGCGACCGGTACCGGACATGGACGCCCTGGTTGGCCAGGACTTCGAATTCCGAGTTCTGAAGGTCAATCGCCGTCGCAGCAACGTCATTGTGTCCCGCCGTGTCCTGCTTGAGGAAGAACGCGACAGCATGCGTCAGACTCTGCTCCAGAATATTGAGGAAGGTCAGACGATTGAGGGCAAGGTCAAGAACATCACCGACTACGGCGTGTTCGTCGATCTCGGTGGACTGGACGGCCTGCTGCACATCACGGACATGGCCTGGAAGCGCATCCGCCATCCCAAGGAAATGGTCCAAATCGGCGACGATCTGGAACTGATGGTTCTCAACTTCGACAAGGAAAACCAGAAAGTTTCCCTGGGCCTGAAGCAGCTGGTCCCGGATCCGTGGACCAACATCGCGGCCAAATTTCCCGAAGACACCCGCCTGACCGGCAAGGTTACCAACTTGGTGGATTACGGCGCATTCGTGGAATTGGAGCCCGGTGTTGAGGGCTTGGTGCACATCTCCGAAATGTCCTGGACCCGCAAGCTGCGCCATCCCTCCCAGATGGTCCGGGTTGGCGATGCCGTGGACGTGATCGTCCTGGGCGTGGATCAGGAAAAGAAGCGCATTTCCCTGGGCATGAAGCAGGTTGCGCCCAATCCTTGGGACGTGGTCGGCGAGAAATATCCGGATGGCACCGTGCTTGAAGGCACCATCAAGAACATCACGGAATTCGGCATGTTCGTGGGCATCGAGGACGGCATCGACGGCCTGATCCACGTGTCGGACATTTCCTGGACCAAGAAAGTCCGCCATCCCAGCGAGATGTACAAGGTCGGCGACGTTGTCCAGGCCAAAGTGCTCACCGTGGACAAGAACAGCGAGAAATTCACCCTGGGCGTCAAGCAGCTCACGGAAGACCCATGGTCTTTGGTACCCCAGCGCTATCCCGTGGGCTCCACCGTTTCCGGCACCGTGACCAACATCACGGACTTCGGCCTGTTCATCGAGGTCGAGGAAGGCATTGAAGGCTTGGTCCACGTTTCCGAGGTCAGCCGGAAAAAGATCAAGAAGCCCAGTGAATTGTTCCAGGAAAATCAGGTCATTCAGGCCAGGGTCATCCACGTTAGCGCGGATGAACGCCGCCTGGGCCTGTCCATTAAGGCCCTGGAAGAGGACGAATTGAAGAAAGGTCGCGAATTCCATGGCAATGTCGGAGCCTCCACCCAGGCCGCCAGCACCAACCTGGGCGACTTGATCCGGCAAAATATCGAGGAAGGAACATCTGAAGACTAA
- a CDS encoding DUF1786 domain-containing protein, giving the protein MGEVKGKNQESGVRSQNSEVRSRTGGEAREFDAQPRSVLCLDIGSGTQDVLLHIPGEQPENCPKFVLPSPARVIAERLAALTAARRAVWLYGDNMGGGFFRAAKAHLDLGLPLAAHPEAAFSLGDNPERVRALGVNLTEVCPPGHVPLHLVDFDPGFWRTFLAAAGLDYPDLILAAAQDHGYHPDSSNRIGRFHLWRDFLLQAHGRPEALVFADPPLQLTRLRTLKARIGAGLVADTGAAAVLGALFEPEVRERQRREGVCVVNVGNSHVLGFLLFQDQILGVYEQHSNRSREDVLADLALFRQGLLTHQQVMDQYGHGCLTLNLPPQAGIFAPTYVLGPRRTLLQDTGAIFLAPGGDMMLAGCFGLLQGWEFASAKHAR; this is encoded by the coding sequence ATGGGTGAGGTGAAGGGGAAGAATCAGGAGTCAGGAGTCAGGAGTCAGAATTCAGAAGTCAGAAGCCGGACAGGAGGAGAAGCGCGGGAGTTCGATGCGCAGCCGCGCTCGGTTCTGTGTCTGGACATCGGCAGCGGGACCCAGGACGTACTGTTGCACATCCCTGGCGAGCAGCCGGAAAACTGCCCCAAGTTCGTGCTGCCCTCTCCGGCCCGGGTGATTGCCGAGCGGCTTGCGGCCCTGACCGCGGCCCGGCGGGCCGTCTGGCTCTACGGGGATAACATGGGTGGCGGTTTTTTTCGGGCCGCCAAGGCCCATCTGGACCTGGGCCTGCCCCTGGCCGCCCATCCAGAGGCAGCCTTTTCCCTGGGGGACAACCCGGAGCGGGTCCGGGCCCTGGGCGTGAACCTGACCGAAGTCTGCCCGCCCGGCCACGTCCCGCTACACCTGGTCGACTTTGATCCGGGCTTCTGGCGAACCTTTCTGGCCGCCGCCGGACTGGACTACCCGGACCTGATCCTGGCCGCGGCCCAAGACCACGGATATCACCCGGATTCCAGCAACCGTATCGGCCGGTTCCACCTCTGGCGCGACTTCCTGCTCCAGGCCCACGGACGACCCGAGGCCCTGGTCTTCGCCGACCCGCCTTTACAACTGACCCGCCTGCGCACCCTGAAAGCTCGCATCGGAGCCGGACTGGTGGCGGACACCGGCGCGGCCGCGGTGCTTGGTGCGCTCTTCGAGCCCGAGGTCCGCGAACGTCAACGCAGGGAAGGCGTATGCGTGGTCAATGTGGGCAACAGCCACGTCCTGGGCTTCCTGCTCTTCCAGGACCAAATCCTGGGCGTCTACGAACAGCATTCCAACCGGAGCCGCGAGGATGTCCTGGCCGACCTGGCTCTGTTCCGCCAGGGCCTGTTGACCCACCAGCAGGTCATGGACCAATACGGTCACGGCTGCCTGACCCTTAACCTGCCGCCGCAAGCCGGAATATTCGCCCCCACCTACGTCCTTGGCCCCCGCCGGACTCTGCTCCAGGACACCGGGGCCATTTTCCTGGCCCCAGGCGGAGACATGATGTTGGCCGGATGCTTCGGCCTGCTGCAGGGATGGGAGTTCGCCTCCGCGAAGCACGCACGTTGA
- the clpB gene encoding ATP-dependent chaperone ClpB — translation MDMNKFTQKSQEALAEAQTAAIRFGHQQIDVEHLLLALVNQENGLAPRLLDRAGVKPRNYVQALESEIGKLPKISGPGAQPGQVVVTPRLNGVLLKAQEKAKKMQDEYVSVEHVLLAILDEPSSTTAGRVNKQFSLTPDRILAVLTEVRGNQRVTSANPEDTYEALQKYGRDLVEEARKGKLDPVIGRDQEIRRCIRVLSRRTKNNPVLVGEAGVGKTAIVEGLAQRILKQDVPEGLKDKTVFSLDMGALIAGAKYRGEFEERLKAVLKEVQQSEGRILLFIDEIHTIVGAGKAEGAMDAGNLLKPMLARGELHCIGATTLDEYRKHIEKDPALERRFQPVLVEEPSVEDTISILRGLRERFEVHHGVRINDSAIVEAAVLSHRYITDRQLPDKAIDLIDEAGAMLRTEIDSLPSELDEINRKVLQLEIEREALKRETDESSRDRLEKLEKELADLKETQGALLAQWEKEKQTIDELRNVKEEIEKVRLEIEEAERAYDLNRVAELRYGKLAQLEKMLSAQDDKMTAESGGARMVKEEVGPDDVAEIVSRWTGIPVSRLLEGEREKLLRLGDTLHERVVGQDEAVTAVADAVLRARAGLKDPNRPIGSFIFLGPTGVGKTELCKTLAQALFDTEENMVRLDMSEYMEKHTVARLIGAPPGYIGYDEGGQLTEAVRRKPYSVVLFDEVEKAHQDVFNTLLQILDDGRLTDSQGRTVDFKNTIIIMTSNLGSQYLLEGITPEGELRPGTRDQVMGTLRSHFRPEFLNRVDEVVLFKPLLLEQIKQIIDLLLQGLRGRLADRKIELEMTDQARDFIAREAYDPIYGARPLRRYLQARLETPLAKAIISGKILDGQKIRIDVGDEGLVLNNG, via the coding sequence ATGGACATGAACAAATTCACCCAGAAGTCCCAGGAAGCCCTGGCCGAAGCTCAGACCGCGGCCATCCGCTTTGGACACCAGCAAATCGACGTGGAGCATCTGCTCCTGGCCCTGGTCAACCAGGAAAACGGCCTGGCGCCTCGCCTGTTGGATCGGGCCGGGGTCAAGCCGCGAAATTACGTGCAAGCCTTGGAAAGCGAGATCGGCAAGCTGCCCAAGATCAGCGGCCCCGGAGCCCAGCCCGGCCAGGTGGTGGTGACCCCGCGTCTGAACGGCGTCCTGCTCAAGGCCCAGGAAAAGGCCAAGAAGATGCAGGACGAATACGTCAGCGTGGAGCACGTCCTGCTGGCCATTCTGGATGAGCCCTCCTCCACGACCGCCGGGCGGGTGAACAAGCAGTTCAGCCTGACTCCGGACCGGATTCTGGCCGTGCTCACCGAAGTCCGCGGCAACCAGCGGGTCACCTCGGCCAATCCGGAAGACACCTACGAGGCCTTGCAGAAGTACGGTCGCGACCTGGTGGAGGAAGCCCGCAAGGGCAAGCTGGACCCGGTCATCGGCCGGGACCAGGAAATCCGCCGCTGCATCCGGGTGCTGTCCCGCCGAACCAAGAACAACCCCGTCCTGGTGGGCGAAGCCGGCGTGGGCAAGACGGCCATCGTGGAAGGCCTGGCCCAGCGCATCCTGAAGCAGGACGTGCCCGAGGGCCTCAAGGACAAGACCGTTTTCTCCCTGGACATGGGCGCGCTCATCGCCGGGGCCAAATACCGGGGCGAGTTCGAGGAGCGGCTCAAGGCCGTGCTGAAGGAGGTCCAGCAATCCGAGGGCCGTATCCTGCTGTTCATCGACGAGATCCACACCATTGTCGGCGCGGGCAAGGCCGAGGGGGCCATGGACGCGGGCAACCTGCTCAAGCCCATGCTGGCCCGGGGCGAGCTGCACTGCATCGGGGCCACCACCCTGGACGAGTACCGCAAGCACATCGAAAAGGATCCGGCACTGGAGCGCCGTTTTCAGCCCGTACTGGTGGAAGAACCCAGCGTAGAGGACACCATCTCCATCCTGCGTGGCCTGAGGGAACGCTTCGAGGTGCACCACGGGGTGCGGATCAACGACAGCGCCATTGTCGAAGCCGCGGTGCTCTCTCACCGCTACATCACGGATCGCCAGCTCCCGGACAAAGCCATTGACCTGATCGACGAGGCCGGGGCCATGCTGCGCACGGAGATCGACTCTCTGCCTTCGGAACTGGACGAGATCAACCGCAAGGTCCTGCAACTGGAGATCGAGCGCGAAGCCCTGAAGCGGGAGACGGACGAAAGCTCACGGGACCGCCTGGAAAAGCTGGAAAAGGAGCTGGCCGACCTCAAGGAAACCCAGGGCGCGCTCCTGGCCCAGTGGGAAAAGGAAAAGCAGACCATCGACGAGTTGCGCAACGTCAAGGAGGAGATTGAAAAGGTCCGCCTGGAAATCGAGGAGGCCGAACGGGCCTACGACCTGAACCGGGTGGCCGAGCTGCGCTACGGCAAGCTGGCCCAACTGGAAAAAATGCTTTCCGCCCAGGACGACAAGATGACCGCCGAATCCGGCGGGGCGCGGATGGTCAAGGAAGAGGTCGGTCCGGACGACGTGGCCGAGATCGTCTCCCGCTGGACCGGGATTCCGGTTTCGCGGCTCCTGGAAGGAGAGCGGGAAAAGCTGCTCCGCCTGGGTGACACCCTGCACGAGCGGGTGGTGGGCCAGGACGAGGCGGTCACGGCCGTGGCCGACGCGGTGCTCCGGGCCCGGGCCGGACTGAAGGACCCCAACCGGCCCATCGGCTCTTTCATCTTCCTCGGCCCCACCGGCGTGGGCAAGACCGAGCTGTGCAAGACCCTGGCCCAGGCCCTGTTCGACACCGAGGAAAACATGGTCCGCCTGGACATGTCCGAGTACATGGAAAAGCACACCGTGGCCCGCCTGATCGGCGCGCCCCCCGGCTACATCGGCTACGACGAGGGCGGGCAGCTCACGGAGGCCGTGCGTCGCAAACCCTACAGCGTGGTCCTCTTCGACGAGGTGGAAAAGGCCCACCAGGACGTGTTCAACACCCTGCTCCAGATCCTGGACGACGGTCGGCTGACCGACAGCCAGGGTCGGACCGTGGACTTCAAGAATACGATCATCATCATGACCTCCAACTTGGGCTCCCAGTACCTGCTGGAGGGCATCACCCCCGAGGGCGAGCTGCGGCCCGGCACCCGGGACCAGGTCATGGGCACGTTGCGCTCCCATTTCCGGCCCGAGTTCCTGAACCGGGTGGACGAGGTGGTCCTGTTCAAGCCGCTGCTCCTGGAACAGATCAAACAGATCATCGACCTGCTGCTCCAGGGCCTGCGTGGCAGACTGGCGGACCGCAAGATCGAGCTGGAGATGACCGACCAAGCCCGTGACTTCATCGCCCGGGAGGCCTACGACCCGATCTACGGGGCCCGGCCTCTGCGCCGCTATCTCCAGGCACGGCTGGAAACCCCGCTGGCCAAGGCGATCATCTCCGGCAAGATTCTGGACGGCCAGAAGATCCGCATCGACGTGGGCGATGAGGGGTTGGTGCTGAACAATGGGTGA
- a CDS encoding chaperone modulator CbpM, which produces MVLSIRTLNEELPATSELVIWSRFIELTGIHPTRLGELVELGWLCPNRTQEDCYLFHPRDVYKVSKLERICVDFELSALAGTIIIDLLERIEDLELQVRDLRRLL; this is translated from the coding sequence ATGGTACTGAGCATCAGAACACTAAATGAGGAATTACCCGCGACGTCCGAACTGGTGATCTGGTCCCGGTTCATCGAACTGACCGGCATCCACCCGACCAGACTGGGCGAACTGGTGGAACTGGGCTGGCTCTGCCCGAACAGGACCCAGGAAGACTGCTACCTCTTCCATCCCCGGGACGTGTACAAGGTCAGCAAACTGGAGCGGATCTGCGTCGACTTCGAGCTGTCGGCCCTGGCCGGGACGATCATCATCGATCTGCTGGAACGCATCGAAGACCTGGAGTTGCAAGTCCGTGACCTTCGGCGGCTGCTGTGA